Genomic segment of Candidatus Neomarinimicrobiota bacterium:
GCAATTGTTATGCTTTCATCCAATGTAAGTAACCTGTCTCTTTGACCATTACTCACAGCCGGGACGAAGAAAATTAGTCCGGCAACTAATAAATTTTTATGAATATTCATTTTCTGATTCCTCCAGCTCATCCAAATATTCCCAATACTCTCATACGAGCGCTTAACGTTATCATTTTTATTTTGACGAAAACTAATCTTGTATCTAAGAAACTCATTGTGCCCACCAACGGTTTATTTTCAATAGTTGTTTTAATCGAATTTTGTTCCATAAATGAGTTACGGTAAATTAAATCAAAAGTTCGTAATTATTTTTCCATCCTGCGTTTTCAACCAAAGGACTATTGTTTGTGCGAATGTGGGCTGCTCTAACGCAGTCAGACATTTCAGTTAAGGACATTATAATGGAATTAAACATTTCGTTTTTATCATTCACAATTTGTTAGACAAACCAATTGCTAAAAATGTTTACAAAAGTGACTTGCTAATTAATCTTTAATTTCACTGAGCCATTTATCTTTATGGTTCAGAAAATATTCAAGTGACGCATCATACTCATTTGGAATTTCTCCATCCAATATTGCCTGCTCAATATTATGTTTGATTATTCCAATGGCTTTCCCCGGTTTTATGTCACATAATCTCATAATTTCTTCTCCTCTTATGGGAGATTGAAAAGCTTTCAATTCGTCATTTTTTAATACTTCATACATTTTTTCTTCAACGATTTGAAAATTTTTCATATAAGCTTTTGCTTTGGCCGGATTCTTAGTTGTAATATCAGCCCGGCAAAGCATCATAAGACTTTCCACGTCTTCTCCAGCTCTGACGATAAACCTCCTGACAGCGCTATCCGTGACTTTTTTACTTACAAGAGCGATCGGTCTAAGGTGGAGAAAAGTCATCTTTTTTGCGAATTTGATTGTTTTCCGAGAAAGTTTTAGGCGTCTGCCCAGTTCCTCCACCATTTTTGAACCCAGCACCTCATGCGAATGAAAAGTCCAGCCTTTTCCTTTTACAAACTTTTTTGTATCCGGCTTAGCTATATCATGAACCAGAGCGGAAAACCGTAAATCGATATTATCTGAATACTCCGATAAATTATCCACCACTTCGAGAGTATGCCAAAATACATCCTTGTGATGATACTGCCCAACCTGTTCTACTCCTATCATAGGAATCATTTCAGGAAGCACCGTTTCGAGAAGCTCGCTTCCCAATAATCCGACTATCCCGATAGACGGTTTTTCGGTAGCAAGTATTTTAAAGAGCTCGGCTGTAATCCTTTCCTGTGACACAATGGAAAGTCGGTCCTTCTCTTTCCGTATGGCACGCATTACTTCATTATCCACATCAAAGTTTAATTGAGCTGAAAATCGGAT
This window contains:
- a CDS encoding HD domain-containing protein, giving the protein MIVENLPELKLLKQIGKLADEQKIDVYLVGGAVRDFILGKSNFDMDIVVVSDGIKFAKELQHELKSDSFVAWEQFGTAELGFPKLKLEVATARSEEYVKHSRKPSVKASDINSDLKRRDFTINAMAISLNSKSFGNLLDPFNGKGDIEKKILKTPLNPNETLNEDPLRMLRAIRFSAQLNFDVDNEVMRAIRKEKDRLSIVSQERITAELFKILATEKPSIGIVGLLGSELLETVLPEMIPMIGVEQVGQYHHKDVFWHTLEVVDNLSEYSDNIDLRFSALVHDIAKPDTKKFVKGKGWTFHSHEVLGSKMVEELGRRLKLSRKTIKFAKKMTFLHLRPIALVSKKVTDSAVRRFIVRAGEDVESLMMLCRADITTKNPAKAKAYMKNFQIVEEKMYEVLKNDELKAFQSPIRGEEIMRLCDIKPGKAIGIIKHNIEQAILDGEIPNEYDASLEYFLNHKDKWLSEIKD